GGTTTTCCGTGCACCTGGTCGTCATACTCGCTGTAGACCGGCTTTCCGTCGATCACCTTGCCGTACTTGTTCAGGATGTTGAGGTCGATCCAGTCCTTCGATTTGCCAGCAACGAGCAAAAGCCAATAGGCAAACCCCATCGGCTGATTATTCGCGTTCTCGCACGCCGGATTGGGCACATATGACCCATCGGCCTCGAGCAACGCCGGCGGTTGCTCCCAAAACTGCATCAGCGGACGATCCATCCCGAGTAAGGCAAGCTGCTCCTGGATCTTCGCCTTTAATTCCTCACCCGCCGCCTGATCATCCGGGTCATCGGCCCCTTCGGCGAGCGCATACCACCAGTGATCATCATCCATGGAGTTCGTATCCATGATGATCCCGGCCCACGTGAACGAAACCCCGTCCTTCTTGTTCGGAAACCGCCCCACCGTCGCCGTCGCCATGTCCAAAACGGACTTGTCGAGCTCGGAAGCCTCGTTCAACCACACCGCGGTGTTCTCCATCGACTTCAACTTGCCCACATCCGCAGGCTTGTCACACGAAATGAACACCACTTCCATGTCGACCGTCGTCCCATCGGGCAACTTGAGGATCATCCGCGCCGTCATCGGCTCACCCAGGTTGATCGGCGCAATCGTCTCCGGTACCCACTCCTTCCACGTCGCCATCGTCGTCTTCTTCAACTCGGCATACGTGTTCCGAATCGCCGCAAACCTCGAACGCCTCCGCCTCCACCTGTCCGGCGCCTGCTGGTGCGCACGAATCACCATTTCCATGACGCAAGAAACGGATTTTCCGGACCCCCGCGGCCCCCTCACCCCTCGAATGAACGCCTCAGAGCGGTGAAAGTCCGCAAGAATCGGCGCAGCAGTGTAGTTCGCCGCATACGCACCCGGCTGCGTCCCAAATCGAGCAAGGCGGGCAGCGTTTGCCATCAGGGAATCACCCTATTGAACACAGTCCACGCAGACCAGAATGAACCATGCACCGATGGCGCGCCGCGACCACCACTTCTCGCAGCCTCATCAACTACACCAGGATGGTTCCTCGATGTCGGCCAAGGAAAATATGCCGAAGCGGCCCCCGCCGTTTCCTCGTGGAACGTATCGGGAGCCTTCGGGGGAGGTGTGAGGACGGTCGGCACCGGGAGCGCTACCGTCTCAGCGAGCGCGCTATCTTCACCAGAACTGCCGACCTGTTTCAAGCATAGACCATGATCTTGACCTTCGTCAAGGCGACTTCTCGTCGTCTGCGAT
This window of the Hyphomicrobiales bacterium genome carries:
- a CDS encoding phage terminase large subunit, with the protein product MANAARLARFGTQPGAYAANYTAAPILADFHRSEAFIRGVRGPRGSGKSVSCVMEMVIRAHQQAPDRWRRRRSRFAAIRNTYAELKKTTMATWKEWVPETIAPINLGEPMTARMILKLPDGTTVDMEVVFISCDKPADVGKLKSMENTAVWLNEASELDKSVLDMATATVGRFPNKKDGVSFTWAGIIMDTNSMDDDHWWYALAEGADDPDDQAAGEELKAKIQEQLALLGMDRPLMQFWEQPPALLEADGSYVPNPACENANNQPMGFAYWLLLVAGKSKDWIDLNILNKYGKVIDGKPVYSEYDDQVHGKPLSLTPIDGMPIRIGMDFGLSPAAVPGQCSPMGKLLVFGELVAKERSMGMQQFINDALKPYLVNRFGLTDRNGDPWRYIITGDPAGDSRSQNDEVTGFDVVRNAGFDIEAAPTNNFSARRDGVAWFLNKREGFAMDKSAISCRKGLRGGYHYRRVQVGGDARYADTPYKNKYSHPGDALQYLALPYVAVEVPAYGSKAIPEWAKKLPRGALSNRAWTHRAGR